A portion of the Marinobacter alexandrii genome contains these proteins:
- a CDS encoding metallophosphoesterase, which yields MKFRYLFLIIIAFVSCQPIAEQKTTEGKAVKVSSDFHEIEDAYHFYTIGDWGRNGEYKQKELADMMDLAGRKIEPEFIVSTGDNFYPNGVASTQDPYWVSSFENIYSGHTLFCPWYVVLGNHDYRGNYQAQIDYSNISQRWNMPAQYYFKDIETDDGAIIRFVFIDTSPLNDEYYQETKYVKVHDQDTTAQLAWMDEVLDVEVDWKIVVGHHPLYTGGKRVEDQMWVRTHIEKLLTKHKVHLYLAGHEHDLQHIKNDQLPTHHIISGAGSEVRETGMMEHSVFAKAIQGFVASSITQDSIYNQYVDVDGNVIYAHTVKKK from the coding sequence ATGAAATTCAGATATTTATTTTTAATAATTATTGCATTTGTTAGTTGTCAGCCAATTGCAGAGCAAAAGACAACCGAGGGGAAGGCAGTAAAAGTCTCATCAGATTTCCATGAGATAGAAGATGCCTATCATTTCTATACTATTGGTGATTGGGGAAGAAATGGAGAGTATAAGCAAAAGGAGCTTGCAGATATGATGGACCTTGCGGGCAGAAAGATTGAGCCGGAGTTTATTGTCTCAACAGGCGATAATTTTTATCCCAATGGTGTGGCCAGCACTCAGGACCCTTATTGGGTTTCATCTTTTGAAAACATATATTCAGGGCATACACTTTTTTGTCCGTGGTATGTGGTGCTTGGAAATCACGACTACCGAGGAAACTATCAGGCTCAAATCGATTATTCCAACATCAGCCAACGATGGAATATGCCAGCTCAATACTATTTCAAAGATATTGAGACTGATGACGGAGCGATTATTCGATTTGTATTCATTGATACCAGTCCTCTAAATGATGAGTACTACCAAGAGACCAAGTATGTCAAAGTACATGATCAAGACACGACGGCACAGCTTGCCTGGATGGATGAAGTTTTAGATGTGGAAGTAGATTGGAAAATAGTTGTTGGACATCATCCACTATATACTGGCGGGAAGCGAGTCGAAGATCAAATGTGGGTAAGAACACATATTGAAAAACTGCTGACAAAACATAAAGTACACTTATACTTGGCGGGTCATGAACATGACTTACAGCATATCAAAAACGATCAATTACCTACTCATCACATCATTTCTGGTGCGGGATCAGAAGTTCGGGAAACAGGTATGATGGAGCACTCAGTTTTCGCAAAAGCCATTCAGGGTTTTGTGGCTAGCTCTATTACGCAAGATTCCATTTACAATCAATATGTAGATGTGGATGGCAATGTTATTTACGCTCATACAGTCAAAAAGAAATAG
- a CDS encoding TonB-dependent receptor: MKRILLGVILMISITSLFAQSIKGRVTDEFGLPLPGATIKVLEKEYVGGISDGNGNYTINVEAGDYTLEVSYLGYIKITQPVTVSGNTKVDFDMEPGATEGAEVIVLGDRLKGQAKAINQQRTNDNITNVIAADQIGRFPDANMGDALKRVPGITMQGDQGEARNIIIRGLAPQLNSVTLNGNRLPSAEGDNRNIQMDLIPADMIQTVQVNKAITPAMDADAIGGSVNLVTRTPPTGLRVSGNLGTSRAVVGEGLGYNGGIVVGKGFGKLGVIFSGSYRNDMIGSDNIEAEWSNEVENAADGEDYEVAPYVAETDIREYQIERTRRSASLDFNYEINTSHSLFVKSMYTWRDDWENRFRLRTSVENADFANGTNSAPTAYYGEASRQTKGGVGSDRVDNRRLEDQRVRMLSIGGQHDFGALDMSWMGSIAKASEERPDERYIVYETDFAGGPLNVDVSDPEFPLITPTNAADGADNNYAFDKIEREFQFTEEKDQVFQIDFKLPVKFQDGGFLKFGAKYRGKKKFRDNNFTEYGWVDDTNVATLSQVPTINQTDADYLAGSQFQAGNFVSPQYLGGLDLDNSALFEGESQPSEFLAANYTAEENIIAGYAQVDQNFGDLKVLAGVRIERTSFDYVGNEVVDEETLVQEITGSDDYTNILPSLHFKYDFTDDIIVRAAWTNSLARPNYFDLVPYVDNRTEDLELFLGNPNLDPTTSSNIDLMGEMYFQSVGLFSIGGFYKSIDNFIYIGSSEQVIDGENYDVFQAQNSGEGSITGFEVSVQRQLDFLPGIWKGIGVYLNYTNLSSDVTGIANEDGDTRDDIDLPGTANNMFNGSLSFESKKLVIRASINYSSDYIDEVGGNSFEDRYYDEQFFLDINASYAVTSKWRVFGEANNLTNQPLRYYQGQQNRTMQSEFYGPKYNFGVKFDMFNK, from the coding sequence ATGAAAAGAATTTTACTTGGTGTGATACTCATGATCAGTATCACTTCGCTATTCGCACAAAGTATCAAAGGAAGAGTCACCGATGAATTTGGCTTGCCACTTCCAGGCGCTACTATTAAAGTACTCGAAAAGGAATATGTAGGAGGTATTTCCGATGGAAATGGAAACTACACCATCAATGTTGAAGCAGGTGATTACACACTTGAAGTATCTTATCTTGGTTACATCAAAATCACTCAGCCGGTGACAGTTTCCGGAAATACAAAAGTTGATTTTGATATGGAGCCAGGAGCAACCGAAGGTGCAGAAGTTATTGTTCTTGGAGATCGACTCAAGGGCCAGGCCAAGGCGATCAATCAGCAAAGAACGAATGACAACATTACTAATGTAATCGCTGCAGACCAAATAGGCCGCTTCCCTGATGCAAACATGGGAGATGCTTTAAAGCGTGTACCCGGCATTACCATGCAAGGCGATCAAGGTGAGGCTAGAAACATCATTATCAGAGGTCTGGCACCTCAGCTCAATTCAGTAACATTGAATGGAAACAGGTTGCCATCTGCTGAGGGCGATAATAGAAACATCCAGATGGATTTGATACCTGCGGATATGATCCAAACTGTGCAGGTTAATAAAGCGATAACACCAGCAATGGATGCCGATGCAATTGGAGGATCAGTAAACCTGGTGACCAGAACGCCTCCTACAGGTCTGAGAGTTTCAGGGAACCTGGGAACAAGCAGAGCAGTAGTTGGTGAAGGCCTTGGATACAATGGAGGAATTGTAGTAGGTAAAGGATTTGGAAAGCTAGGCGTGATCTTTAGCGGATCGTATCGAAATGATATGATTGGGTCTGATAATATTGAAGCAGAGTGGTCCAATGAAGTAGAAAACGCAGCGGATGGTGAAGACTATGAAGTTGCACCATACGTGGCTGAAACGGATATCCGAGAATATCAAATAGAAAGAACACGAAGAAGTGCGTCACTTGACTTCAACTATGAAATCAATACAAGTCACAGCCTATTTGTGAAAAGCATGTACACTTGGAGAGATGATTGGGAAAATAGGTTCAGACTAAGAACAAGTGTAGAAAATGCAGATTTCGCAAATGGCACAAACAGCGCTCCTACAGCCTATTATGGTGAAGCATCTCGTCAGACCAAAGGAGGTGTAGGAAGTGATCGAGTAGATAACAGACGACTGGAAGATCAGCGAGTAAGAATGCTATCTATCGGAGGACAGCATGACTTTGGTGCTTTAGACATGAGCTGGATGGGTTCGATTGCCAAAGCTTCTGAGGAGCGCCCGGATGAGAGATACATCGTTTACGAAACAGATTTTGCAGGAGGACCTCTGAATGTGGATGTTTCAGATCCGGAATTCCCACTCATTACCCCTACGAATGCTGCAGACGGAGCAGATAACAATTATGCGTTTGATAAAATTGAAAGAGAGTTTCAATTCACGGAAGAAAAGGATCAGGTATTTCAAATAGACTTTAAACTACCTGTTAAATTTCAAGATGGAGGCTTTCTGAAATTTGGAGCTAAATACCGAGGAAAGAAGAAATTCAGAGACAACAATTTCACTGAGTATGGATGGGTGGATGATACTAATGTGGCAACTTTAAGTCAAGTACCTACCATCAATCAAACAGATGCTGACTACCTCGCCGGAAGCCAATTCCAGGCAGGAAACTTTGTATCGCCTCAATATCTTGGCGGTCTTGATTTGGATAACAGCGCACTGTTTGAAGGTGAATCTCAGCCGAGTGAATTCTTAGCCGCAAACTACACAGCAGAAGAAAACATCATTGCCGGTTATGCTCAGGTGGATCAAAACTTTGGTGACCTGAAAGTGCTGGCCGGAGTGAGAATTGAAAGGACATCTTTTGACTATGTTGGAAACGAGGTAGTCGATGAAGAAACACTGGTTCAGGAAATAACAGGATCGGATGATTATACGAACATACTTCCTTCATTGCACTTCAAGTATGATTTCACAGATGATATAATTGTACGAGCTGCTTGGACCAATTCATTGGCAAGACCCAACTACTTCGATTTGGTGCCATATGTAGATAACAGAACGGAAGACCTTGAATTGTTTTTAGGCAATCCAAATTTGGATCCAACTACTTCTTCAAACATTGACTTGATGGGAGAAATGTACTTTCAGTCAGTAGGTCTCTTTTCCATAGGAGGATTCTACAAATCGATTGACAACTTTATTTACATCGGCTCAAGTGAGCAGGTAATTGATGGAGAAAATTACGATGTATTCCAAGCACAGAATTCAGGTGAAGGTAGCATCACAGGGTTTGAAGTATCCGTCCAGCGTCAACTAGATTTCTTACCTGGCATTTGGAAAGGAATTGGAGTTTATTTGAACTACACCAATCTATCCTCCGATGTAACGGGCATTGCTAATGAGGACGGAGATACCAGAGATGATATTGATCTTCCGGGAACGGCGAATAACATGTTCAATGGATCACTTTCCTTTGAGTCCAAGAAGTTAGTAATAAGAGCTTCTATAAACTATTCATCTGATTACATCGATGAGGTTGGAGGGAATTCATTTGAAGACAGATATTACGATGAGCAGTTCTTCCTCGACATCAATGCATCATACGCGGTGACATCCAAGTGGAGGGTTTTCGGAGAAGCAAACAACCTGACGAACCAACCATTGAGGTATTATCAAGGTCAGCAGAACAGAACGATGCAGTCTGAATTCTACGGTCCTAAGTATAACTTCGGAGTGAAGTTTGACATGTTCAACAAATAA
- a CDS encoding dienelactone hydrolase family protein has product MKNTIFIALIAFSLSATAQKQISFPSKDAISVVADLYASHDKSAPFIILFHQAGYSRGEYQEIAPKLNAMGFNCLAVDLRSGNAANGIENLTTKNARSAGKPTKYVNTIPDIEAAIEYVKSNDLANEHPIIWGSSYSSSLVLKCASYTEVRGVLSFSPGEYFKNDGESGDFITSSVKNIKYPVFITSAKSEKGNWWKMYESISSEKTYFLPESQGKHGSSALWEKTNGNEEYWKAVTSFLSQFL; this is encoded by the coding sequence ATGAAAAATACAATCTTCATTGCGCTCATAGCTTTTTCGTTAAGTGCTACCGCTCAAAAACAGATCTCATTTCCGTCGAAAGATGCGATTAGTGTTGTAGCTGATCTGTATGCTTCACATGACAAATCGGCTCCATTCATCATTCTGTTTCATCAGGCAGGATACAGCCGCGGTGAGTATCAGGAAATAGCACCCAAACTTAATGCTATGGGTTTTAACTGTCTCGCCGTTGATCTCAGATCTGGGAATGCTGCCAATGGTATTGAGAATCTTACTACTAAAAATGCCCGAAGTGCTGGTAAGCCAACTAAATATGTGAACACTATTCCAGATATTGAAGCGGCAATCGAATATGTTAAAAGCAATGATTTAGCAAACGAGCACCCAATCATTTGGGGAAGCTCCTATTCTTCTTCTTTGGTATTGAAATGCGCAAGCTATACTGAAGTGAGAGGGGTGCTTTCATTCTCCCCAGGTGAGTATTTCAAGAATGATGGAGAGTCTGGTGACTTCATTACAAGTAGTGTTAAAAACATTAAATATCCGGTCTTCATTACTTCTGCAAAAAGTGAGAAAGGCAACTGGTGGAAGATGTATGAATCAATATCTTCTGAAAAGACTTATTTTCTACCTGAATCTCAAGGTAAGCATGGATCCTCAGCACTGTGGGAAAAGACTAATGGCAATGAAGAATATTGGAAAGCTGTCACTTCTTTTTTAAGTCAATTTCTATGA
- the rlmN gene encoding 23S rRNA (adenine(2503)-C(2))-methyltransferase RlmN, translating to MQDIRKESLDGLMSWFEANGEKKFRAKQVWEWLWEKSAKTFDEMSNLSKGLRDKLKEEYSINHIALDNSQLSNDGTIKSAFRLHDKHLIEGVLIPADDRMTACVSSQVGCSLSCKFCATGYMKRERNLDAGEIYDQVVAIRDQAEEHYQKPLSNIVFMGMGEPLLNYKGMMKGIDRITSEDGLNMSPKRITVSTAGIAKMITKLADDEVKFNLALSLHAADDKKRDTIMPINETNTLDALMDSLRYFYEKTGNRITFEYILFYDFNDSIEDAEKLLKYARRVPTRINIIEYNPISEASFSKADPETIDRFANHLIKGGIHTSVRRSRGKDIDAACGQLANKSKVAS from the coding sequence ATGCAAGATATTCGTAAAGAATCGCTAGACGGATTAATGAGTTGGTTTGAGGCCAATGGAGAGAAAAAGTTTCGTGCTAAACAAGTATGGGAATGGCTGTGGGAGAAGTCTGCAAAGACATTCGATGAAATGTCGAACCTTTCAAAGGGATTGAGAGATAAGCTAAAAGAAGAATACAGTATCAACCACATTGCACTAGATAATTCTCAGCTTTCAAATGATGGCACCATCAAGTCCGCTTTTCGATTGCATGATAAACATTTGATTGAGGGGGTGTTAATTCCCGCAGATGATCGTATGACCGCTTGTGTTTCTTCTCAAGTTGGGTGTTCACTGAGTTGCAAGTTTTGTGCTACGGGCTACATGAAGCGGGAGAGAAACCTAGATGCAGGGGAAATTTATGACCAAGTGGTTGCTATTCGCGATCAAGCAGAAGAGCATTATCAAAAACCACTTTCTAACATAGTTTTCATGGGCATGGGTGAACCTCTTCTTAACTATAAAGGAATGATGAAGGGGATTGATCGAATCACTTCCGAAGATGGCCTGAATATGTCTCCTAAGCGAATTACTGTTTCTACAGCAGGTATCGCTAAGATGATCACTAAACTGGCGGACGATGAAGTAAAGTTTAATCTAGCATTATCCCTTCATGCAGCAGATGATAAGAAGCGGGATACCATCATGCCTATCAATGAAACAAACACCCTCGATGCTTTAATGGATTCATTGCGTTACTTCTATGAAAAGACCGGTAATCGAATCACATTTGAATACATACTCTTTTATGATTTCAACGATTCAATTGAGGATGCAGAAAAATTATTGAAATATGCTCGCAGGGTGCCCACTCGGATCAACATTATTGAATACAATCCAATCTCAGAGGCGTCATTCAGTAAAGCGGACCCGGAGACCATTGATCGTTTTGCCAATCACTTGATAAAAGGAGGAATTCATACCAGTGTGAGAAGAAGTCGAGGTAAAGATATTGATGCAGCTTGTGGGCAACTTGCTAACAAGAGCAAGGTTGCATCATAG
- a CDS encoding TRAP transporter small permease subunit, whose protein sequence is MTLIDKLNNTIGKAVSWLTLLLVLVIVVDVILRYSLSMTSAASFELEWHLFAIVFMLGASWALQEDKHVRVDVFYHKFSEVSKAWVNLVGTIVLLLPFCAVAFWESLSFVKTSYLLGETSPQPGGLPMRYIIKSTIPIGFLLLGLQGISLSIKSLKTILNGRKK, encoded by the coding sequence GTGACCCTGATTGATAAACTAAATAATACCATTGGGAAGGCTGTATCATGGCTTACTCTTTTGCTGGTTTTGGTAATTGTAGTGGACGTCATCCTTCGATACTCCTTGAGTATGACTTCCGCCGCTTCATTTGAACTAGAGTGGCACCTTTTTGCTATTGTATTTATGCTAGGTGCTTCTTGGGCATTACAAGAAGATAAACACGTAAGAGTTGATGTTTTTTATCACAAATTTTCTGAGGTCTCAAAGGCCTGGGTAAATCTAGTAGGAACCATTGTACTCCTGCTTCCATTTTGTGCCGTAGCTTTCTGGGAATCTTTGTCATTTGTAAAAACCTCTTATCTACTTGGTGAAACCAGCCCACAACCTGGAGGGTTGCCTATGAGATATATCATCAAATCAACAATCCCTATTGGTTTCCTTTTGCTCGGGCTTCAAGGAATTTCATTGTCTATTAAATCGCTTAAAACCATCCTGAATGGACGAAAAAAATAA
- a CDS encoding TRAP transporter large permease subunit: MIEYLPLILFGVIFLAILVGYPVAFTLGGLSILVGLFVFDSDFFYLLSLRVYGTMQNFVLLAVPLFIFMGIMLEKSGIAEKLLHTMSMLFGNIRGGLAIAVVVVGAMLAASTGIVGATVVTMGLISLPTMLKNGYGPRISTGVIASSGTLGQIIPPSVVLVLLGSVLNVSVGDLFLAAIVPGVALVLIYLIYIIVYGQIYPDRVPKVSKEKLQEFRSEGFSMEVVKSFLFPFILILIVLGSIFAGIASPTEAAGVGAFGAMILAIISKKFHVKMLKEVMRETTMLTSMVFMILVGATAFSLVFRGLEGDKFLLDLIQSANLNATGFLILVMIIVFISGFFIDFIEIVFIIVPVVAPIFVSLGIDLIWVGILLAVNLQTSFLTPPFGFALFYLKGVAPPEVKTSHIYQGIVPFVIIQLLFLILLILFPEMINLVG, encoded by the coding sequence GTGATAGAGTATCTACCACTCATCCTGTTCGGGGTAATCTTTCTTGCGATCCTAGTAGGTTACCCAGTAGCATTTACGTTGGGTGGGCTATCCATTTTAGTTGGTCTTTTCGTTTTTGATTCAGACTTTTTTTACCTCCTCTCTCTTCGGGTTTATGGCACCATGCAAAACTTTGTTTTGCTTGCAGTTCCTCTTTTTATCTTCATGGGAATCATGCTGGAAAAGTCTGGCATTGCTGAAAAACTTCTTCATACCATGAGCATGCTTTTTGGAAATATTCGAGGTGGTTTAGCGATTGCTGTAGTCGTTGTAGGCGCCATGCTGGCAGCTTCTACTGGTATTGTTGGGGCTACAGTTGTGACGATGGGGCTCATCAGTTTACCTACCATGTTGAAAAATGGTTATGGTCCGAGAATAAGTACTGGCGTCATTGCTTCTTCCGGCACATTGGGTCAAATCATACCTCCATCGGTTGTACTCGTCTTACTGGGAAGTGTTTTAAATGTGTCTGTTGGTGATCTGTTTCTTGCAGCAATTGTTCCCGGAGTGGCACTCGTCTTGATATACCTGATTTACATCATTGTGTATGGGCAAATTTACCCTGATAGAGTACCTAAAGTCTCTAAAGAAAAACTCCAGGAATTTAGAAGCGAAGGTTTTTCCATGGAGGTAGTCAAATCATTCCTTTTCCCTTTCATCTTAATTTTAATCGTTCTGGGATCCATTTTCGCTGGTATAGCTTCTCCCACGGAGGCTGCTGGAGTTGGTGCGTTTGGAGCTATGATTCTTGCTATAATCAGCAAGAAATTTCATGTAAAAATGCTAAAGGAGGTGATGAGGGAAACAACCATGCTCACCTCCATGGTCTTTATGATTTTGGTAGGTGCTACTGCTTTTTCTCTTGTGTTTAGAGGTCTGGAAGGTGATAAATTTCTCTTGGATCTGATTCAGAGTGCTAACCTGAATGCTACTGGGTTTTTAATTTTGGTCATGATCATTGTATTCATTTCAGGATTTTTTATTGACTTTATTGAAATCGTATTCATCATTGTGCCTGTAGTTGCTCCAATCTTTGTTTCATTAGGTATTGATTTGATATGGGTAGGTATATTGCTTGCCGTCAACCTTCAAACTTCATTTCTCACACCTCCTTTTGGTTTTGCCTTGTTCTATCTCAAAGGTGTGGCGCCTCCAGAAGTAAAAACCAGCCATATCTATCAGGGCATTGTCCCATTTGTAATCATACAGTTACTATTTCTTATTCTGCTGATTTTATTTCCTGAGATGATTAATTTGGTAGGATGA
- a CDS encoding CHAT domain-containing tetratricopeptide repeat protein codes for MKALHFLFFFCTCACVYSQYNVSEGVTLMEEGQRMEEEGNYNSAELLFDSAAVIFNNAEEYNLYVEAVSFRLDMMAQSQKYNEAISISEKLILEYSSLISGDKRLIAISHNAIGLNYVGSQASISKGVSYLNQAMAAARLLSNSERLKRKIAFNIAGAFYYQAHYDSAIRLFQEIIESSNKNKLLESKCLLAIGNCYWGLGRLNKASFHYDESLLLLHSMKEVDSLAIGKTLHSKGYIFMDSNKLEDALNTFKSAANYLSSSLPQIHPHAVWIYGDVGRAYNALEQYDSALIYLQKALKANVYDFEKMDYHENPKLTNVNDVFQQFMILKLKGEALSGKYLKVPLEKDLQTLYNTYDLADQQVDEIRMGLSSSDQSNLGYYSEELYFKAIRDYIRIYEKYGDPAILEKIHFFFEKQSITRVQLRFLEVIAKSSNILPEEIANKEALLISKLERVKTKILKQKSDKGDSLQILETTRFELEQSLDSLLIRIKNKYPKYHQTKYNFKPVSLKTIQEKLKNLTQKTGVVSSYTSGETLYTSLITKDTAVFLSQKTDERLEEVVSEFRKEILEQKPIENSKSNDLLYDYLFGRISLILDTQKIETLVIARSPSLQLFPFELLHENKFLFEKFNISYHYSSTIFADEEIKGLKTANSDYLGLAPDFSSITTDTLLYNEQYGNLPGAKIEIESISSILRGQVLTDQLATEEEFRKHSSDAGIIHLATHAVIDELSPEASFLQMSKTDTVQKKDGKLHFFEIYNLNLNAQLVTLSACNTGFGKIQKGEGVMSLSRAFAYAGVPATVVSLWPASDKSTPELMKHFYQNLKDGQAKDVALNNARKQYLATAKGKARHPFYWGGFVLIGDNSPIEEDANLLVWVIPGVLVIVMILTVYRRKRKSKVAPEV; via the coding sequence ATGAAAGCACTTCATTTTCTATTTTTTTTCTGCACGTGCGCCTGTGTGTATAGTCAATACAATGTTTCCGAAGGTGTCACCCTAATGGAAGAAGGGCAGAGAATGGAAGAAGAGGGAAATTACAATAGTGCTGAACTTCTTTTTGATTCTGCAGCCGTCATTTTCAATAATGCGGAAGAATATAATCTTTATGTAGAAGCCGTTTCATTTCGCCTGGACATGATGGCTCAATCACAAAAATATAATGAAGCCATATCTATAAGCGAAAAATTGATATTGGAGTATTCGAGCTTAATTTCTGGGGATAAAAGACTCATCGCAATCTCACATAATGCTATAGGATTAAACTATGTAGGAAGTCAAGCCTCCATATCGAAAGGTGTATCCTATCTCAATCAGGCTATGGCAGCTGCCAGATTATTATCAAATTCAGAGCGATTAAAAAGGAAAATTGCATTTAATATCGCCGGAGCATTTTACTATCAAGCGCACTATGACTCTGCTATTCGCTTGTTCCAAGAAATCATTGAAAGTAGCAATAAGAATAAACTTTTGGAAAGTAAGTGTCTTCTCGCCATTGGAAATTGTTATTGGGGATTGGGACGTCTAAACAAGGCCTCATTCCATTATGATGAGAGTTTGTTGTTGCTTCATAGTATGAAAGAGGTAGATAGTTTAGCAATTGGAAAAACACTCCATTCAAAAGGATACATTTTTATGGATTCCAATAAGCTAGAAGACGCTCTTAATACGTTTAAATCTGCTGCAAACTATCTGTCATCTTCACTGCCTCAAATACATCCACATGCTGTTTGGATCTATGGGGATGTAGGAAGAGCATACAACGCCCTAGAACAATACGACTCGGCACTCATTTATCTTCAAAAAGCCTTAAAAGCCAATGTTTATGATTTTGAAAAAATGGATTATCACGAAAACCCAAAATTGACGAACGTAAACGATGTGTTTCAGCAATTTATGATCCTGAAATTAAAAGGAGAAGCATTGTCTGGTAAATACTTGAAAGTTCCTTTGGAAAAGGATTTACAGACACTTTACAATACCTATGATTTAGCAGATCAACAAGTAGATGAAATTCGTATGGGATTGTCAAGTTCTGACCAGTCAAATCTTGGCTATTATTCTGAAGAATTATATTTCAAAGCAATAAGAGATTACATAAGAATTTATGAAAAGTATGGAGATCCTGCAATCCTTGAAAAAATTCATTTTTTCTTCGAAAAGCAAAGTATCACAAGGGTCCAACTAAGATTTTTGGAAGTGATAGCTAAGTCAAGCAATATTCTTCCAGAAGAGATCGCAAATAAAGAAGCTCTTTTAATTTCTAAATTGGAGCGTGTAAAGACGAAAATTCTCAAGCAAAAAAGTGATAAGGGGGACTCCCTACAAATACTTGAAACAACTCGATTTGAGCTTGAGCAATCTCTAGATAGTCTTTTGATTCGAATCAAAAACAAATACCCAAAATACCATCAGACTAAGTATAATTTTAAGCCAGTTTCTTTAAAAACGATTCAAGAAAAACTTAAAAATCTCACTCAAAAAACTGGTGTTGTTTCTTCATATACATCTGGGGAAACATTGTATACTTCTTTGATAACAAAAGACACGGCTGTTTTTTTATCTCAAAAGACAGACGAAAGGCTCGAAGAGGTAGTATCAGAGTTCAGAAAAGAAATACTTGAACAAAAGCCAATAGAAAATTCGAAAAGCAACGACTTATTATATGATTACCTTTTTGGCAGAATTTCTCTAATTCTAGACACTCAAAAAATTGAAACACTTGTAATAGCTCGATCTCCATCATTACAGCTCTTTCCATTTGAATTGCTACATGAGAATAAATTTCTCTTTGAGAAATTCAACATCAGCTATCATTACTCTTCAACAATCTTCGCAGACGAGGAAATCAAAGGTTTGAAAACTGCCAATTCAGACTATCTCGGATTAGCGCCTGACTTTTCTAGCATTACAACTGATACATTGCTCTACAACGAGCAGTATGGCAATTTGCCAGGAGCAAAAATTGAAATTGAAAGTATCTCATCCATTCTCAGAGGACAAGTTCTGACAGATCAGTTGGCCACTGAAGAGGAATTTCGAAAACACAGTTCAGATGCAGGAATCATCCATCTTGCTACTCATGCGGTGATAGATGAGCTCTCACCAGAAGCTTCTTTTCTTCAAATGAGCAAGACTGATACTGTTCAGAAAAAGGACGGGAAGTTGCATTTCTTTGAAATCTATAACCTAAACCTCAACGCCCAACTTGTCACATTAAGTGCCTGTAATACTGGTTTTGGCAAAATTCAAAAAGGAGAAGGTGTGATGAGTCTTTCCAGAGCATTTGCCTACGCTGGAGTTCCTGCTACAGTCGTAAGCCTATGGCCTGCATCTGACAAGTCCACTCCAGAGCTGATGAAGCATTTCTATCAAAATCTAAAAGATGGACAGGCAAAAGATGTGGCGCTCAACAATGCTCGCAAGCAATACTTAGCAACTGCAAAAGGCAAAGCTCGTCACCCATTTTACTGGGGAGGATTCGTGCTGATCGGTGACAATAGTCCGATTGAGGAAGATGCAAACCTTCTCGTCTGGGTAATCCCGGGCGTTCTTGTAATCGTGATGATCCTGACGGTTTATAGAAGGAAACGAAAATCTAAAGTTGCTCCAGAAGTTTAG
- a CDS encoding sigma-70 family RNA polymerase sigma factor: MRISFSKSETQILEQIRSGDEKAMERIYHAYRSEFLIWSMDKYNVSEDDALDHYQDAVTIFFEKVSNGMLEKIESTIKTYLFGIGKNKIRQKFQKDAKADDHLDGMTEHYQFLGEGVENHSTFEEAKNLAVNAFNQLGESCKKLLKYFYFEKKSMIEISKLMGHKNEGVSRTSKKRCLEKIREQLKNTNEDG; encoded by the coding sequence GTGAGAATTAGTTTTTCAAAAAGCGAAACCCAGATACTAGAACAAATCCGTTCTGGTGATGAAAAAGCGATGGAACGTATCTATCATGCATATCGAAGTGAGTTTTTGATCTGGAGCATGGATAAGTACAATGTATCCGAAGACGATGCGCTCGATCATTATCAGGATGCGGTTACAATCTTTTTTGAGAAGGTTTCGAATGGCATGCTTGAGAAAATTGAAAGTACAATCAAGACGTACCTTTTTGGAATTGGAAAAAATAAGATCCGACAGAAGTTTCAGAAGGACGCAAAAGCTGATGATCATTTGGATGGGATGACAGAGCACTATCAATTTTTAGGAGAAGGGGTTGAAAATCACAGCACATTTGAGGAGGCAAAAAATCTTGCAGTGAATGCGTTTAATCAGCTAGGAGAATCTTGTAAGAAATTGCTTAAGTACTTCTATTTCGAAAAGAAATCGATGATTGAAATCTCCAAATTAATGGGACATAAAAATGAAGGAGTTTCTAGAACATCAAAGAAAAGGTGCCTGGAGAAGATTAGAGAACAGCTGAAAAATACTAACGAGGATGGATGA